tttttaaatttaaaaatgccattatttaataataaattggttTCTAATTCTTTTCCAGAACGACAAAGAAAAACTCGATCCTAGAGGTCGAACGCCATTAATGTTAGCCGTTAAGTTATCATCATTGTCTTGCGTAAAATGTCTATTATCTGCCAAATGTAATGCTAACTTTGAAAGCAAAGGTTGGTCAGGTAAGAAGTTATAATGAAattcttatttgttttcatgaCTAGACATCTCTTATTTATAGTTGTGCAGGAAGCTGTTTGTTGTGGTGACGAGGAAATTCTTACTGCAATCCTTGAAGTACGTGATCTGCAACGACACATGCAGAGAGTCACACATGTGCCTAAGCTGTTACAGCATCTGCTTGATGCTCCAGATTTTTATATCGAAATGAAATGGGAATTTACGTCATGGGGTAAGAAGTTCATAACACGTTAGTAGTCGATTTACTTAGCTCATAAGGATAGATTTTTAGAGCGATACTATTGCTCAACTTGAAGCAAATTCTGAAGTTGGTTCCAAGCCAAGAGTTGAACCGCAAATTgtaattccattttatttactaATTAATAAcctaaattttgtaaactttagactttaaaaatatctctaggatatttttgaaaataaaaaaaaatgtgtcatttttaaaattttaaacgttGAACTTCGCCTTTCTAAGTATTTCAGCATCTTGGATCTCCAAATTGTTCcccttgagtttttttttattttaaattatctgATCTAATACTTTTGTTCTATACGGAGCCTTTTGAATGGGTTTGATCGGACCAGTACGCATTTAACGACATAACCAATTAAACttacaatattttaacattaCTCCGGTGCTTTTAAATTTggtcatttttttgtatgttctatTTAAGTATGgctacaatgttttttttagtaaaggATGCTTGAATCTTAAATAACAACTCCATTACTTAGGCTCTGATTTGTTTAtactaattaaaaaacattactaccgtaaaaaaaatcaacaccaTCATTCCTTTATTAACGTTTCTTAGGCTTTTTTTGTTCATACTAATTAAAATTCTATCGCGATCGTATCATATCGGCACCCTTGTTGGAGTATCGTGCtggttttgtttgcaaaaaatggCGGGAACAAAGTTCCAGCATTCCTGAATCTTGGATGAAAGAAATACGATTACATAATTTAAACGGGAAGCGAAAGCTCCCCCTTATTGTTACGCGGCGCTTTTCTTAGAATCCGACAGGATTGGTAAGCACTGCTACATTCTGTTGTGCCGAACTATAAGCATACCACGATTTtcttttgccaaaaatatttatatagtaTAGTTTGCGTCTCAATGATGTACTCAAAAGAGTCTTGTTTACCATGAGTTCATAGTGGCTTTTTCAATCGCCTTGATACATTTGTAAACTAGTGCTATTTCCAGATATTGAATCTCCATTTTATGCCCTTGTGGACGTCAGGATATGGTATTTTCTACATTCACAATATTAAGAGCACCAAAACAAATGTAGAAATACTGAACTAAGAAAGGAAATATGAACAAAAGTCATATAATGGAGTTTTtcgtatataaaatttaataataagaaaTGTTATgacttatattttatatttagtgTGTGATTTACAGTTTTTGATGATCAATAAATTGatcttgttttaatatttttagttccTTTAATGTCAAAGCTCTGTCCAAGTGATACatataaagtttataaaagagGTGCTAATGTCCGCATCGATACAACACTTTTGGGATTCGATAATTCAACATGGCAACGAGGGAATCGTTCATATATTTTCAAAGGCTTAAGTAAGTgtgaacttttaatttaacaatttgaacTTATAAAAAGTGTTCTCTTAAATTAGAAGAAACAGCAACAATGATAGAAATTGACCACGATACACACGAAGTTCTCGTAGAGCAGTTAAATAGTGATGTCGGTGATATTGCTGGTATACCACCACCAATAGGAGCAGTTCGCGCGCGCCTTAATGCTCCTGTAATGACCAATAACATTGATATGGACAAgataagttttgaaagaaacaaATCTGGTATTTGGGGTTGGCGTAGTGAAAAAACAGAAAGTGTTAACGGCTACAACTGCAAAGTTTATGGAGCAAGTAATGtagaatttattacaaaaacccGAATGGACCATCTTAATGAAGAACAAATCAGAGTAACATTTTAATCAATCAATACAGTTGAAACGTAtgcaaatattttagtttttggtttGCAGAGTAAAACATCACGAACACCGCTGCATAGTTTCCTTGGCTTAGCAGAAGATGAGTATATTTCTAGTCAAGATTTGGTAAGCTGTCGCGATGGGGTGAgccagaaataaaatattttatatgaattggAATAGTAACGACCGAAGTATCCTTTCATGGCGCCattctttattaatttaaaacttctgAATGACTTGTGGAATTTAATGTGAGAGGTTAAGAATTAAccaaaatttaactaacaaGGCAAAAATAGGATGTCAGGAATaacaacattttcgaaaattaaatatgtacctaatttttcaaatcatttacaaattagaaaaatatttttaatgatgccCTTGAcagttaaatacatttttaagaataaatacaGATGGAAAGGGAGTGTTTTAATTAGGTAGAACAATTTTAGAAATGAAATGggaaaattaaatagttttttttttaagtatattaaatacaaaatcatgTGAAAGTCATGCATTTTAGAATGCATTCGATCTTATGTGATCTTAGCAAAtatcaataattcaaaaataactaGGTCATATtggatttaaagaaatgtgaaaattaatattctatttaaatttgCACGCTATTAAGGTaaccttttattttcttaaaaaatttatttcatttcccttgaagttttataaatgtatatttgattaaatacaaacaaatttcaatgaacTTACAAGAGGaatgattttaaaacattttttgttaaattatgcattttaaaacaaatcttgGTGCATACCTAATAGAGATTAATACGAGTTGAGAAATGATCAAGAGCAAAACAAGCACACGCCATAAAATACTACATTACAAAGATAGGAGACTTTCATACGCACCCTCCAAAACCGGTTTGCTTtcattaatgtttttgtaacttTGACATTGCCCATGATTGTATGTATGTGCAGTCCAACCAAAAATACAATGTGGAGAGCTAGCCCCATTTGACAAGGCAAGTGTCACTCTTTTAATATCAAATCTTACTCTcataaatttatagttttttgtttcataatttaAGTTTGCATTCatacagaaatttaaaatattgcattttaaaataaaaatgtttgatttagtcaattttgacttaaagtattttgtacatacagaaTTTTGTTACACAGTATGAATACAGTATTTCGTAACTACGTATATGCCTACCAGGTACCTAACTACATCCTTTCACTTAGGATATACTCCTTCGTCACTCTGTCTTTTGAGATTGTATTTCTTCCATGACACATAAATTCCACAATAACGTACATACTTGTTCCATGCTACTGCTATTCCGATTGATATAAAACGTAACAGTATCTGttatcaaatttaaactttatttataatcaTTAAAGGTGCCATCACTTATAGAATCTCATCCAGAAAATGGCGGAGAGGAGGAGACACCAAGTACAAGTTCAGGTAGCACTACACCAAGACAAATTATAACACCTGAAGAGTACTTTTCCGAAATTGATTTAAATGGAAGAGATATTGGTAGACCAAAGAAAATAAGTACCAAAGTAAGGTATTTTGACCATAACAGCTTGGTTCTAGCAaataagtgaaataaaattgaaaaacaattgaaTTTGGTATTTAATCTTGGTTTTACAGACTTATTTTTGACTAAATACTCTTATGCAAGTAAGAAAAAAAGCATTCCATAACTTTATTTAACATATTACTAATGTATCTCAAGTTTTTTGGGGTAGTTGTATCAATTCTGTACAAAATGTATTACAGGTCTTATAccacttctttaaaaaataaccatAACCCAAATTTTTTATTAGACGGCTACGTGGCGTACCAAACTTATGTTGGTATCTTCACGTGTTGATTAGAGGCTCAACTCATCGCCATTATTAGAGAGACTTTTTGAAAGACGGCACCAAATGAACCGGTTTGTTGAGCCAATAATGACGATGAGTtggaaatttcaaataaaacgttGGGTAAAATTTTGGAATACAGTTTTCTTATTTGCATCAGAATAGTATGACAAAAAAGCCTGAAAAATCATTGtatagataaaatttaaaatagagttATACTTatgattgaaattgttttaatgttGGACATTTTGAtctatttgaaatgaaataatagGTTAATGGAGTACTAATGCCCTGCGACtaaatgatcttttttttgCAGCCTGAGGGAGAATACTTATTTGCAATACACCGAAAAATGCTAGTAGATTTACACATCGGTATAGAGAGTTTGGCTCTGGACCCAAATACTACTGCACCGGTTCTCTCAAATTTAGTTAACATTACCTTTCCTTGTTTGGAACGTTTTACAGTTTTTTctctaatttaaattttatatcatcatTAACTACAGCAAACGCTTCTTAGAACGCGCATAAGCGCATAAGGCGGTTTCCTAACAGTCTAGCGGAAGGAGTCATAAAGTTTATTGACGGTTGTGTTTCGTCAGGAATATGCACCCAACTGTCGAACCATTGAAAtaacacatgaatcttgagtctTGTTTAAGCTTAATGAAACCAATTAGATCTCCTTACGAAGCGTAAGGAACTATTTGTGCTTAAACCATTGTCCACTTATTTAAGATTGATTGCTCGCAAATGAATACCTATCATTCTGAATGTAATCCTGCAAGGCCAATTCGGTTCAATTTTAATGGACCATTGTTGTAGTCAAcattaatattgaatttaatgtaTCTGAGGAGATttgtaaagtaaaaattttaggTACTTTATAATTAGTAATAATATAGGAGATCGGCACTCTCATTTCTATGATCCTCGAATGTCCAACATAACATAATTTCCATACAAGGACATCACCTAAACACTTTAAATTGAtagagacaaaatttaaatttgaatcgataaaactaaataaaaaaggccgaatttaatgttcgataaaTTTCTATTTCATTTCTAGGGAAAGTAAAATGTAGAACCAAGCTGTAAAATACGTTCTTATTCGAAGTTTATGgttgtttattgaaattatagATTCAAAGATTTAAGGCAAATCTCTGGCTCAGTGAAGAATATCCGATTCGGTTGCAAGAACAAGTTTTACCTATTTTAGATTTAATGTCTACAATGGCTAGTCCACATGTGTCAAAATTAAAAGACTTTATTACTATGCAACTGCCGTCTGGGTTTCCAGTGAAAATTGAAATTCCACTATTTCACGTACTAAATGCATGCATAACATTTGGTAATGTGTTTGCTTTGACATCTCCAATCGAGCACGTCCAAACGATAAATGAAGATGATCGATTAACGTGTATTGTCGATGATCGATGCTTTGATATACCTGTTCATTATACTAATAGAGGcaagcttaacaaaataatgcatttatttttatttattaattatttttatttcatagatacAAATGTTCGACGTCAAATAACCATAGATGAAGACGATCTCTTACAATATGCTATTGAGCAAAGCTTAGTAGAAAGCACAGAGAAAGAGACTGATAAAGTGGATATATGGGAAGCACTTCGTGGTCAGAGTGGATCATCAAATTCTTCGCTAATACAAGATGAAGAAGCTCAGTTGCAAAGgtattttgagaatgtttctAATTGCGATTCTTGTTCAAAGTTAAAATAACtcctttataattaaaataataatactcgTAATGAagtatgtatattaaaatacatattatattcgttttggttggttttataagttgtgtaaattaaaaaaaggaaacggaaattaatttaaaaaaacacagtttACTTAGATAAGTGTTGCACGTTTAAAACTTGATGGAATTCTGAATTCACTAATGTTTCTTAGGTCTTAGGTTTTAGGTGAgactttgtttttaacattttttgctgTTAACATAACCTatctaattattattttttttttgagaaaaaaggtttaattgcgcatttatttttgtctaaaaatgtatttttctattttccggatgGAAatctgatacttttatgttaaaaattaaaaagtaacgTTCCACTGATTTCtgtttcaatttcaaacaattccAGTGAAATATTCAGCTCTTAGGGGCCGGTTAAAGCTATCAGCAAATTTTTAGACAGGcgaaattttgaaatgttttactgataaGTAAATTTACAATCCGTAAATTTACGCCATTAAATTAACTGTCACTTTCGATCATAATATCGAGCTTTGCgccaatttttgcatttttgcttTTATCAGTAATATTTGTAATGATGTGATGGAAACAGTACAAAATTGGAACACTAACAGTGaaacgaaatggaattttgtttggctgttggcagtcagctgttcagtaaaatgaaattttatcgttaaaaaaattgaaatggatttataaattaaataaaactttaaatgcattttttcttttgaaaaaaaaaaaatacttgaatatagggttcatcttattgcatcaatcttgTGCTggaaataaatctgtaacatgttgaaaaactaaaaacaaacaatttactgatggattttactgatagctaaaTATAACCGGCCCCTTAGTTGATATGACggaattgacttgatagttaaggagctttttcttgactaactttccaatcaaGTTGCGTTAGTTGGAAGACATTTGTTTGACAATTGGCCAATCAGATTATAGAaactttacttatttttaagtcATTGGTTGTTATCATTGGAAATATTTTGACAGGTTGGTTATAGCTTTCATggaaaatgtctgtcattgatcGCAAATTTCCTAAATTGAACCCagaatttcttaattaaaatcatGCATTGGTTGGAGTTGATCAATGAAAAGAAAACTGACAgacaaagaaaattgaattttttaccaAACCTCATGTTTTTAACCACTTTAGCACAACTTCGAGACACGGAGTCAATTAAATTGCTTATATGCTGTCTgtgatattaaatttaatttgatcaaaCAGATGGTTTATATTTGTGCAATTAGTCCTTACAATTCGACAATATTCAATTTCCCATAGATTTTCTTTGGGATTCAGATCTTGGCACTGTGCTGGCCCCTATTACACGTCAATCcggttttttttgaagaagtggTTTCAAAACCGCATTAAGTGTGTGCTTTGGGTCGTTATACTGctgaaatatcaatttaaacttGTCTTTATGGTGTAGCAgcattatattttgcaaaatgtcgCGGTGAATAAAACGATCCACTGTACCAACTATTTGGTGAATCGGTCCCAGTGCATGTCCTGAAAACATCCCTACACCATTACTTTAACTCCTCCGTGCTTTAAAGTAGCTTTAGtgtaaagaagaagaagaatgtcTCTGGCTAGACCAGCCAGACCGCAAACACGACGGAATCTATCGAAaccattgaaattgaatttggtCGCGTCGAAAAAGATTACGTTCCTACTTTTTCTAGCGGTCCAGTTAATGTGGgcattaacaaattttaatttcgcaAGCTTGTTCTAGGTGGAAATAAAAGGCTTTTTTACagtcttaaaagattttagtcCACCATCAACAGCTCGTATCCGAATAGTTTTCGCACTTACGTTCAGATCGAACTGGATTCGTATTTCTCACGATTAtataaaagggtgttttttcaaTCGATTTTATTATTGCAGAATCCtctcgttttgttgtttttcttgcttTGCCACCTCGATGAACAGTTTGGAATGACTTTTTGcatttgtaaaattgtattcatcggtaaatcactgattttggaatggaatatttgtccgatattttaatttgactcattTCTgtatattcttttatattttttttatttcgttagagTATTTTTTTCCGgccatttaacaaaagttagctAAGAACACTGATTAACTTGCCCGTGAACTGAATAATACCTAATAAATATATTCAACTGCACTTGTTTGCCAACACCTTTAATATAAGCTAAAGATTTTCTAGTTAACGGACTAACTTTTCTCTATTATTAAGAATAATAGAGGTAGTAATAAAaagttgctttttttatttaataaaggtTCTTGGAAACTATTTTCTCTTGTGCTCTATTTAGaagtacatacataatgtattaCTAACATGACTAGTTAAAGCTATTAGTTTTTGAATGACataaagatgaaagtagtttttgTTGCTAATGTTTTTGCCAACACTGTGTGTATGACTTATTATTCCAGTTTAAAAACAAGAACAgtaaacttcaatttaaaagtaattaattttaattttgtatacattcatTTTAGCGTTCTAAACATAGTCTAAAACATGTAAACAAATTTCGTATCTGAGTCGTAAGTTATGCACAACCAATGAATCTGCGTAAGCCGCAGTTTTGTGATTATCaaagtttagtttcaaaaaaaaattagcaaggTTGAGAAATGTTTTAGGATTAAATTTATAGTGacaaattgtatatttaaataGACGAATagataaattgtttttactaataattttaacaaaaatcttaaaaaagcctttttcaataagagcgggCAGATGTTGGAGTGGAATAAAACAAACTGTGtctgaggtattaacaaaattaagtgtGCAAATGCCCAATGCCCGCCTTGGCTTCTTACCGTccagatccggctgaatttgagcgatgccCTGTGTTacgttcacctttagggcatcggtcgattttgatttatttgcatagacctaaTGCGGtaaaatcgcatgaccttggtggccaattcacatcacccttTCGAGATATAACCTTACCTCAAATCGTTTATGCAAATGTCAATCTTGCCGTTTGCTACGTGAcacgtagcgccgtcctgctggaaccacttGTCGCTTAGGTCCGTATGggtcaatttgggccataagaaattagttaccaTCGTTATGTagtgctcgctgttgacggtgacctcCTGACTAAAgtcagtttaaaaaagtacggcCCAATTACACCGCCGCGCCGGCCAAAAATCTActccaaacggtaactttttactgattgtttactgaaccggtcgtctcaaattaaatttggccaccaaatgttgaatcgtcaactgtgaagggccaccacaaCGTTTGCGtgccaatttaaaaaccctttaGTATGTCTTTGGCCTTCTACCAGAATGACAAcaatcaaaagtttaaaatttaatatatagaTACATGTATAACAGTTGTATACATTATATAAGCGTACGTGAGCTatctattaatattatttacttatattaaaataatttgaaacaaGGATTCACAAATCCTCGTTGATAGTATGCTTCTTCCAAATACAGAACTTCTAGTTTCACTTATGCCGTTCATATAAAGTGAATGAAATCTTCCCGTTATTTTAAATTGCACAGACTGAATTCAAGGGCTTGATCCGGTCTATaggaagtaaaatttaaattgatcatTTCACTTCTAAGCTTGACCATCATATAAATTAGTAAAAGCCCGTGTGCTATAACCGTTTTCCAGTACACTTCCAAATTTCAGTGAAATTCCAAGACCATACAATTTATAGAAAAAGCCATAACTAACAGTTTTAAACCTTGCTACAAGAAGCTTTCTTTTAcgcttttcagaaggaaaatgTTGTCTATCATTGAATAGTCATTTCGAAGCCTGATTGAAACTCGAAGCAAGTTATTTAAAGCAATCAAAGTTGTAAGACGGTTATAAAGGGCCATCGTACAAATTTTATACGAGGCAACGAGATTGCCGGATAATTTGCTAGATGCAATAATGATCCTTTTCTATAAATTTGCCAAATAACTGCACCGCGAAACTCATCAGAGTTGCGCACCATAGGCTTTCCTTGGTTTACATGCATTAGGCATGTATGTATGCTTTTGTaggttaagaaacatttttttattctgaaGTGAATAATTTCAAGATTTTGGTTCCgtagaaataattaattttatttgttagtaGATTGAAAGGAATATAAagtttgtattcttttaagtCAGAAGGTATTTGTAAGTTGAAACATAAATAGGCTTATTCACATTTTTGATTAATACCTACAATATTATCCAAGTCTTTTACATAAGGTAGCTATGACACATTTTGAGCTTCAATTTAAAGTGCGTATTTGTATCTAACTACATAATACTTATTATGAGTTAGGACATAAGTTACGcctcgaaataaaaaaaaaaatcttactgAGATCACAACCAGAACATTCCCATATGGGTTATTTTCTACAGTAAAACAGGTAATAAATTAcacaattaataacaataatattattCGGCACAACCTACAAGGACTTCAGTTAATTGAATATTGTTGTATGTTGTGAGGTTTTGAGTTTAACTTGAATATAAATAtacttattataaatataatagttAAATTAGAGTTTGAAGTTTAattgaagttaatattttgaaaacgtcCTTAATGTTTTGTTCAGTAGGGCCGGTTAAAAGCTTTAACAGAGTGCTTGTTGTATTTTGTTGTATGGCAGTGACCGCTTTTTGAGTCATTTGATATATTCtttccaatgttttttttttttttttttgagatcacAGGCTGTGtgcaaaaggtttttttttaatcttttttatttaaaaatgttacttttgcCGTTTTGTCTGCTATCTCATTTCTAGGTATGCCGGCATGTCCAGGCACCCAGATAATGGTAAGATTtgtgtttaatattattttatccctCAATTGATCGATTATTTcacttttgatatttattttttttaccgttCCCGTGTTCGAGGAAGTTTCATTCTGTTCTTTTAAGATTTCTTACcactttcataaaaaatttccTGTACGTCTCATtacttgttgttattttaaggaatttttgaaGGTCTGTGTTTATAGAGTCAACTTTTAATTCCCATGGTGGAAATATTGAAGACTTAGCTGTGTTCGTTTGATCTGAAATATTCCATTTTGTTGAAAGGTTTATGGCATTGCGCAGTGAggatgaatatttttgttgtctaGTTCTACGTAGAATTGTCTGTATCAGTGGTTGGATAGGTGATTTTTTGCTGGAgtttattttgagaagaatGGAGGCAGTTTGGAATGCTATCCGATCGAAAATTGATGGACGTCCGGCGTCTGctaatacatatttaatgatatGTGGCGCTGTAGTATTATGGTGTGATTAGCTGAAATGATGATTTTGAGCATTTGCCGTACTTAAGGGTAAATTACTACCCTTAGAAAGAAGGTTTAAAAGTAGAAtttggtgcacattggttttaaattcctgaatattgcaatgacaatGAAatagtgtggcaaggcattccacatagTAGTACGGCTAAGAAACGATTccctgtacttgacagtacgaccgaagttgagcTCGAGAGTACACTGATGAGTCCGAGTATTTCGGTTGAACTGCtaaccattaaaataaagttaaagaagGGTTCAAACGAAGTAAAGGaatttatgatgatattatcaccaatcaatttaaatgctctactttcaaaactttcgaaaaggcttaagtaagtCGCAGGAGCAACAGCCCAGAAATGGGAGTTATagtcaagctttggacgtatataagtcttgtagataacagccagatcaaaagtggtgaacaatttcttgcatcgcctaaggaaacccaaacagcTTGCAGAATTTTTactgacacacataccgagaatatcgagatgttcattgatgcaagtgccatctatatATCTgtctttaacgatacaagacattattgggttttcgaagcgtTTTCTTAttccctattgtacaatgctgtttaggtcggaatttaatgagcttatcatattttgtccccagtggaaagttgttgggggcagaaaacgagagaggggggagagaaTTCCCGAGTAAAAACATCATAATTTCGAAGctccaacaagcctcggatatggacggattcactgttgacaacccacgcatacgaaataaggacaacgaacttcggatatgtacgtggaatgttaggtcccttaacagaccacgtgcagccgaacaattagcggaagccctaaactgctgcaaggcagatattacagccatccaagaagtgcgatgggatggaccgggcaaacgcaaactaaaagactgcgatatctactacggcgactgctaccgagaacaaagacagcgtctatttgtgtgtggatttgttgttggaactaggctcatgcaaaaagtcttgaatttcaacagtgtgagcgagcgcatcacgacaatccgcatcaaggctaaattcgccaacataagcctaatatgcgcgcatgccccaacagaggagaaagatgaagacaccaaagacatattcttcgagctcttggacaagacatatgagcagtgccctggctatgacattaaaattgtcttaagagattttaatgccaagctaggaagagaagacatctttggtggcataatcgggagatac
This window of the Eupeodes corollae chromosome 3, idEupCoro1.1, whole genome shotgun sequence genome carries:
- the LOC129948952 gene encoding ankyrin repeat domain-containing protein 13D isoform X1; the protein is MKSLENIKKEYPLHWLVWNNNSEELNIALKFDKNDKEKLDPRGRTPLMLAVKLSSLSCVKCLLSAKCNANFESKGWSVVQEAVCCGDEEILTAILEVRDLQRHMQRVTHVPKLLQHLLDAPDFYIEMKWEFTSWVPLMSKLCPSDTYKVYKRGANVRIDTTLLGFDNSTWQRGNRSYIFKGLKETATMIEIDHDTHEVLVEQLNSDVGDIAGIPPPIGAVRARLNAPVMTNNIDMDKISFERNKSGIWGWRSEKTESVNGYNCKVYGASNVEFITKTRMDHLNEEQIRSKTSRTPLHSFLGLAEDEYISSQDLVSCRDGVPSLIESHPENGGEEETPSTSSGSTTPRQIITPEEYFSEIDLNGRDIGRPKKISTKIQRFKANLWLSEEYPIRLQEQVLPILDLMSTMASPHVSKLKDFITMQLPSGFPVKIEIPLFHVLNACITFGNVFALTSPIEHVQTINEDDRLTCIVDDRCFDIPVHYTNRDTNVRRQITIDEDDLLQYAIEQSLVESTEKETDKVDIWEALRGQSGSSNSSLIQDEEAQLQRVLQESICQGRGIGSPAFEDDDGGFNYTDSDLEMALRLSQQDQDRYELELQREQEMVEEALKLSLAEK
- the LOC129948952 gene encoding ankyrin repeat domain-containing protein 13D isoform X2, with translation MKSLENIKKEYPLHWLVWNNNSEELNIALKFDKNDKEKLDPRGRTPLMLAVKLSSLSCVKCLLSAKCNANFESKGWSVVQEAVCCGDEEILTAILEVRDLQRHMQRVTHVPKLLQHLLDAPDFYIEMKWEFTSWVPLMSKLCPSDTYKVYKRGANVRIDTTLLGFDNSTWQRGNRSYIFKGLKTATMIEIDHDTHEVLVEQLNSDVGDIAGIPPPIGAVRARLNAPVMTNNIDMDKISFERNKSGIWGWRSEKTESVNGYNCKVYGASNVEFITKTRMDHLNEEQIRSKTSRTPLHSFLGLAEDEYISSQDLVSCRDGVPSLIESHPENGGEEETPSTSSGSTTPRQIITPEEYFSEIDLNGRDIGRPKKISTKIQRFKANLWLSEEYPIRLQEQVLPILDLMSTMASPHVSKLKDFITMQLPSGFPVKIEIPLFHVLNACITFGNVFALTSPIEHVQTINEDDRLTCIVDDRCFDIPVHYTNRDTNVRRQITIDEDDLLQYAIEQSLVESTEKETDKVDIWEALRGQSGSSNSSLIQDEEAQLQRVLQESICQGRGIGSPAFEDDDGGFNYTDSDLEMALRLSQQDQDRYELELQREQEMVEEALKLSLAEK